The sequence TTTAACTTTACCAAAAATCGTCTAAAAGAGGTGCAAAAAAATGTATAAAGTTGCATTCTTACCTGGTGACGGAATAGGCCAGGATCTAAAAGAAGTAGTAAAAGTTTTTAGAGATAAAATTGAAGAAAAATATGGATTTTCTTTTGAATTAAATGAACTTCCAATTGGTGGAAATGCAATTGATTCATTTGGAGATCCTTTACCGCCAGATGTATTAAAGGAGTGCAAAAACTCTGATGCTGTCTTTTTGATAGCTGTTGGTGGCCCAAAGTGGGATAACAATCCCCCAAACCTTAGACCTGAAGCGGGATTATTGAAATTAAGAAAGAGCCTAAACGTTTTTTGCAATATCAGGCCTATTAAACTTTCCAAACACTTAACACACCTTTCTTGCTTAAAATGTGAGACTGTAAACAAAGGCCTTGATATAGTAATATTAAGAGAACTGACTGAAGGCCTTTATTTTGGTGAACCTCGAGGAATTTACACACAACCTGACGGTTCAAAGGTTGCCATAAATACTATGAGTTACAGTTCAACTACAATTGAAAAATTTGCAAAGATAGGGTTTGAGCTTGCGATGTCTAGAAAGAAAAATCTGACTTCCGTTGATAAGGCAAACGTTCTTGAAAATTCAAGACTTTGGCGAGAAGTAGTAGAAAATTTATCAAAATCTTATCCAGAAATAAAGTTAAATCACCTGTATGTGGATAATGCAGCCCTTCAAATGATATACGATCCTAATCAATTTGATGTAATAATTACAGAAAATCTGTTTGGAGACATTCTCAGCGATGAGGCAGCTGCACTCGTAGGTTCACTTGGGCTTTTGCCATCAGCAAGTATAGGCGACAATAAACCATTTTTATACGAACCTGTACACGGATCTGCTCCTTCAATAGCAGGCAAAAATATAGCCAATCCTATAGCCACCA comes from Thermodesulfobium acidiphilum and encodes:
- the leuB gene encoding 3-isopropylmalate dehydrogenase translates to MYKVAFLPGDGIGQDLKEVVKVFRDKIEEKYGFSFELNELPIGGNAIDSFGDPLPPDVLKECKNSDAVFLIAVGGPKWDNNPPNLRPEAGLLKLRKSLNVFCNIRPIKLSKHLTHLSCLKCETVNKGLDIVILRELTEGLYFGEPRGIYTQPDGSKVAINTMSYSSTTIEKFAKIGFELAMSRKKNLTSVDKANVLENSRLWREVVENLSKSYPEIKLNHLYVDNAALQMIYDPNQFDVIITENLFGDILSDEAAALVGSLGLLPSASIGDNKPFLYEPVHGSAPSIAGKNIANPIATIFSIALMLRLSFERNDIALDLENAVEKVLETKVGTADLKMKNTIGTREFANEVLKNL